The sequence CTATCCCCTGGCACAGTCACACGAGTGACAGCTCTTCCCGCCCGGGCTGGCGACGCCGAGGGGTGGGCTTGGCCCGACCTCAGCAGGTCCCCAGCGCGCTTCTGAAACCCGCCTGCGGTCCTTGGCGCCGCCTCTAGGGGCCGCCGCCGCTCCCCTATGACACAGCAACAATAGGGGCCGCTCTGGCCCACGCGCCTCCCGGCCCGCGCTTCCGCCGGAAAAGAGGCGCCGGCGCGGGGGCGGACCGGGGAGGAGCGAGTGCGATGGACGGTCGCCCTCGCCAATCGGTGGCAGATTAGGGCCGGCCTCGGGGCCTCCGGGGCCCAATCGGTGGCGAGAGCGGCAGGCGGGGCGGGCCGAACGCGGGCTTCCGGCGGGGCCCGGCAGGCGCCGAGGAGGAAGAGCCCGGACGGCGCCTCTCGTACGAGTGTGGGCGCGAGGCAGGTGCGGGGGTCGCAGGTCCTGGGGCGGCCGGGGGCGACCGGAGGCGGGGGCAGGGGCTGCTGGTCCGGGGATGGGGCGGGGTCAGCCAGGACGAGAAGGTGGCCGGCGCGGCGGGCGGGGCCTGCGGGGGCCGGGCCGGGTGGGGGCTCTGGGGTTCGGGCGCCGCCCCGGTTCCGCCTGCTGCCCTGAGCGTGGGGCTCGGCGGGAGCTCGGGCGGATCTGCCCCGCGGAGCGGGTCGCCGGGGCGGCGCGTCGAGGCTGGTTCCCCGCGGAGACGGCGTCACGCCTGGGGCCGGCCCCATTAGGCTCGGCGGGGCTGCCCCGGCCCAGCGCCGACTGCGAGCGGTGCGTTCGGCGGGCGCGGGGGAAACGCGGAAAGCAGCCCGGCGTGTCAGTGTGGACGGGGCCTGCGCGGCCTTAGGCAGCTCTGGGCGCCGGCCCCCTGCTCCCAAACACCCCAGGGGGCGGGAGCTTGCCGGACCGCAGGCGACCGTGACCGCCGCGTCTCAGCGTCGTCTCCGCGCTTTCAGGATGACGACCTCAGGCGCGCTCTTCCCAAGCCTGGTGCCAGGCTCTCGGGGCGCCTCCAACAAGTACCTGGTGGAGTTTCGGGCGGGAAAGATGTCCCTGAAGGGGACCACCGTGACCCCGGATAAGCGGAAAGGGCTGGTGTACATTCAGCAGACGGACGACTCGCTTATTCACTTCTGCTGGAAGGACAGGACGTCCGGGAACGTGGAAGACGTGAGTGTCCCAGAGCCGCGACAGCGGGACAGGCGACTTCTCGGGCCCTCGGAGTCCTCGCTTTGGAGTTCGCGGTGGGGGCTTGGCCGCATCTGGGGAACGCTCGTGAGGCCGTCATCGGCTGTCGTGCTGATGAGTCGTCCTGGTTTCCGCGATGACAGGGGCGTCTCGGCCACTGTGTGTCTTGAACTTTCCGTGTGAGGTGCCTGGGGTTGGAGGTGTGGCCCTGGAGAGCCTGGAGCTCTCTGCCTGGCCGCTTCACTCAGTCTTCTTTGTTCTTCAAActttaagttgttttttgttACATTGGAGAGTAGTTCAGAGTTGACCTTTTAACTACTCTAGGAATGTTGTTCCCAACACGTCTCAGAAACCCTGTTGCTATCTGAAAGGCCCATTTCCTGCTCTCTCCCCCGCGCCTTGCCTTTCATGGGCTGTCTCTGACCCTGGCTTCTCCACCTGGGGGAGACCCTGCCAGCGAGGGATCTGGCGGCTTAGCTGCCTCTTGTGCACCCCACCCCGTTAGACCCAGGGCCTGGCATGCTCTCctgagactgggcacagtggtgccatctgcACCGCTGACTCTCTCTTCCTGTGGCTTGCCAGGACTTGATCATCTTCCCTGACGACTGTGAGTTCAAGCGGGTGCCGCAGTGCCCCAGCGGGAGGGTCTACGTGCTGAAGTTCAAGGCAGGGTCCAAGCGGCTTTTCTTCTGGATGCAGGTACGGGGCAGCTCTTGGGGTTTTGCCTTTTTGTTGCCCTGTGATTCAGTTAGGAACTTGCTTGCAGTGTGGTGCAATTGGCTGTTACAAACCAGCGGGCACCGGCCACACGGCCTGAGATGCCACCCCGGGACTGTGGTGCGTGTTCTCTGGGGCCGAGGTCCTCTCCCAGAGTACGGCGGCTCCAGGCTGGGCTCCGGGTACCCAATTGCGGTGTGGAATTTCCAGCCAGACAGGCATGCTGACCCTGGTTCCAGCGATGCCCAGTGCCCTCTCTGCCCCTTGCTGTGGGTCACTGAGGCCCCCGCAGCAGAGGCAGGGGCTCCTGTGTGGCTCACAGAAACGAAGcattctcctctccctctccacagccctgccccttccctggcagTGTGTCCTGGAGGCCAGGGGTATCAGCGCCCAGGGTTTCTCTTACCCACAGCTGCAGAGCGTCCGTTGGGTCCAGAGGCCATTGCTCATTCTGCCATCTGTCAGTGACCATTGAGCTTGTTGCTGTTTTTTGTGCTGTTACAGGCAGTGTTGCAAAGAATTGCCTGGTACACAGATTATTTTCCATAAGCCAGTATAATCTGGAGGTGAAAACTGGTGGCGGGCCTGTGGTCAGAAAGCGTGTGCGTGCGTTTGCAATGTGGAGAGAGAATGCCATGCCCTCTGCCAGAGGTGGAGCTgctgtccccacccccaaccttgGCCCTTTCGAGAGCAAGGGTGGCCCTGTCTGAGAGGCCTCTGGGGGGCAGATGGTCCGTGTTGCCGCTCACCTCTGCAGGCACTGTGCACGTGGCCTGGGAAATGAACAGGCATAGCCGAGTTCCAATTAAACTTTATTTGCAAACACAGATGGGGAGCACAGTTTGCCACCTGCTGGTGTAGAACGTGTTTTTCCACGGTTTTGCCAAGAAGTAGTGTCCAACTGTTACCACCCTCTCCCCTTTTTTCCCCGATTTTCCTGTTGATGACTTTTAAGTCCCTGTCCCCGCTttgccatgagggcagggactccCAGTGTCCCTGGCGCCCTGCCGTTCGGGGTGtgcccatgagggcagggactccCAGTGTCCCTGGCGCCCTGCAGCCTCCATAGCTGTTGGAGGTGTGCGTGGGTGCTCTGCTCCCAGCTCTGTGTGCTCGCAGGTTGATGCTTCTGACCCTGGTCTGTGCACGTGTGGGGACACACACGTGTGCTCGATTGTGAGGGCCTGCCGTGGCTCTGGGCTGTGGTGTGCTGAGCGGGCCAGTTCGCTGCCTTCCACTGGTTGAAGGAAGGAGACAGGTGTATAAAGAACCACACCCCAGAGAGCAAGAGGGTGAGAGGACTTGGCTTGGCAGCAGCCAAGTGCCTTCGGAGCCCTAGgctccccatctgtgaaatgggtggaGGGGGACAGGGCACAGCCAGCATTGCGGCAGACTGGGGCAGGGCGCGGAGCATTGTGCTCAGCAGGCACCACTGCCATCCCCTCACCTGCTGAGCTGAGTCCTGTCTCCTCAGCACTGTGTAGCCAGGTACACACGCCTGTGCCTCTCAGGTCCCTCACCTGTAAGCCAGCTCAGGATGGCTGTGGTGGCCCTCAGAGTGAGCTGGCACCGGCTCCTGCTCTTACGTGTCCTTTCTCTGCAGGAACCCAAGACAGACCAGGATGAGGAGCACTGCCGGAAAGTCAACGAGTATCTGAACAACCCCCCAATGCCTGGGGCGCTGGGGGCGAGCGGGAGCAGCGGCCACGAGCTCTCTGCACTAGGCGGTAACTGTCAGCTCTGTCACATGAGCTCAGGGTTTCCTGGGAGGCCAGAGTCTACTGTGGATGACTCGCTCCCTCCGCACAGGTTGTTTGGAAGTGGAAATAGAAGATTCTAAGTTAGACACCCTGTTAGCTCCTCGCTCCCTTGGCACAGGTTGTTTGGAAGTGGAAATAGAAGATTCTAAGTTAGACACCCTGTTAGCTCCCTGGGTCACTCCCCAGTCCCATCTTCATGGGGTAGGACGGGTCTGTGGCCCACCGTTGCGTCACTTCAAGTGGTGCCGCCTGTAGAGTTCAGAGGCAGCCGAGTGGGGTGCTCAGCAGAGGCCCAGGCAGCACTGTGGGGCCGGAGTGGGGCTGGCCGGGGCGGTGCTGTGGGGCTGGCGTGGATCTGGCTAGGGCAGGCCCCCCTGAGCTGCAGTGTTTTCCAGGTGAGGGCGGCCTGCAGAGCCTGCTGGGGAACATGAGCCACAGTCAGCTCATGCAGCTCATCGGACCAGCCGGCCTCGGAGGACTGGGTAACATGCGCCTCCCAGGCTCTCAGGCAGCTTCTGCTGGGAATGCTTTGAGGCCCTGTCTTTGTTTCCTTTAAACTTTTGCTAGCTGTCTGCGTGGTGTCGGGGAGCCTGTGTGTCCGCAAGCTGGTTCCCCTTTGGGAATGCGCTTGTTTGCCTGTGGCTAGAGCTGGGTGAGCACAGGCTTCCGGGCCCCTGGTGAGGACCCCGGCTGGGTACTTCAGAGGAGGATGGCTGGCTGAGCGGCGGGGCTGGGGGACTGGAGGGAGCTGGGGTTCCTGCCCTGGGTCCCTTGGCCCCATATGGCCGCCTGCCTGCCGCTAGTTCATGGAGTACAGACCCGTGTGCTTGGCCCTTCAGAAATACTTGTCCCTTTGGGTGGGATCTGGACTGAATCTGCTTTTAATCTAAGTACATGAATTGTGTCATGGGATGGAACAGAAGTGACCTTGCTTCCGGAACACAGCTGCACATGTCTGCCCGCCCCCCCACCCCGCGGCTCCTCCAGGCCTGTGGTCCCCACCGCCCCGCGGCTCCTCCAGGCCTGTGGTCCCCACTGCCCCGCTTCACCCCGCGGCTCCTGGCTTTGGTGTTGGGAATTCCTGCTCctctggcctggggaggggcaggcTCTTCCTGGTGGGCTAGAGGGCATAAGAGCTCGCATTTCCTTGCCCCCGCAGGTGGGCTGGGGGCCCTGACTGGACCCGGCCTGGCCAGCTTACTGGGGAGCAGCGGGCCTCCAGGGAGCAGCTCCTCCTCCAGGTGAGCGCCATGGCTCCAGCTCCGCCATGCGGGCGCCACGGTGTTATGGGAGGGACAGCGGGGAATCCTGGCCTGGCACCTTGGACCCTGCGAGTAGGCCCTGCTGTGTGGGGGCGTGTCCGCTCCAGCGGTGCCCTCTGTCTTCGCAGCTCCCGGAGCCAGTCGGCAGCAGTCACCCCGTCATCCACCACCTCTTCCACCCGTGCCACCCCAGCCCCTTCTGCTCCAGCAGCTGCCTCAGCAACTAGCCCGAGCCCTGCGCCCAGTTCCGGGAACGGAGCCAGCACAGCAGCCAGCCCGACCCAGCCCATCCAGCTGAGCGACCTCCAGAGCATCCTGGCCACGATGAATGTACCGGCTGGGCCAGCGGGTGGCCAGCAAGGTAACGTGTGCTGTTGCCCGGAGCTGGGGGGGCATGGAGCCTGCTGTCCCTGGCAAGCTGACCTCCCAAGGCGTGTGCCTCTTGTGCGCGCCTGGGGTGCTGGGGCCATGGGCTGAGCCCCTGCTTGCATACCCTCCATGTGGGCACTTAGGCTGGCATCGAGCTGATGGCCGTGTTCTTGTGTCCCAGTGGACCTGGCCAGTGTGTTGACGCCAGAGATCATGGCTCCCATCCTCGCCAACGCGGACGTCCAGGAGCGCCTGCTTCCCTACTTGCCATCTGGGGAGTCACTGCCGCAGACCGCGGAAGAGATCCAGAACACCCTGACCTCGCCCCAGTTCCAGCAGGTAGAGGCCGGGCCCGGGGTGCCCTCCGCTGTGTGCTCAGGgagtgggcaggagggaggaagaggcccTGCCCCACCTTCACCGTGGCCGTGCCTCGTGTGCCCGACCCCCAGAGCTGGCAGCTCAGCAGTGCGGCTCTGGGCCGCAGCCCAGGGTGGAGCTCAGCCCTCGCCTGGCTCTTCCTTGCAGGCCCTGGGCATGTTCAGCGCAGCCTTGGCCTCGGGGCAGCTGGGCCCCCTCATGTGCCAGTTCGGTCTGCCTGCGGAGGCCGTGGAGGCCGCCAACAAGGGCGGTAAGTGGCTGTGCCTGCACCTCTGGGCCCGAGCCAGAGGCAGGGTCCATTCCTGTCCCCCTGGATTTGCGAAGTGGGGCTGAGGGGGCGAAGGTCACAGCCCTTCTGCCCTTGATCCCACTGCTTTGATCCCCAGTTCTGGGCAAGGGTTAGATGCCACCTTGTGTCTTTAACATGTTCTAGATGTGGAAGCGTTTGCCAAAGCCATGCAGAACAACGCCAAGCCCGAGCAGAAAGAGGGCGACACAAAGGACAAGAAGGACGAAGAGGAGGACATGAGCCTGGACTGAGCCACGCGCCATCCTCCGAGGGACTGACGGCGCTTGCAGTGCGTTGCACAGCCTCACCTCCCACCCACTGATAATAAAGTCTTTTCTTTTACCCGCCAACGCCTCCTTTCTTTGCCCAAAGGAGTTTTGGCTGGACAGATGCTAGCGTGAGGAGCTGCTGTAGGATCCCAGAGAAACTTACTTGACCTAACGATGGAAAATGGTCACCCCAGAAGTCTGGTGCTTCTGTCCAGGCCAGTTCCAGACCTGTTTTGAGACTCTGTATTTAAGTCAACATTCAGCTACACAgaagttactttttaatttttaaggaggaACCAGTGATTACAAATCTCTCACAATTAAAAATAGGTGGAAGGGCCAAGTATAAAAACATTTtgcagtattttattctttcatttaaaaagatataatttaaacCATCTCCAGAAACAAGATCTGTCACCCATAGAGCCTAGAATCCCAATAAACACCTATGAGGTGAGCACAAAGGGCAGTGAGAGGAGTCACCTGCAAGGGCCTAACCAGAGGCCAGGGTTGGCAGTGCCCTAGGCGGCTGGGCAGCCACTGGCCCCCACTGCCCCGTGGACCTCTGCAGAGCGAGTCATGGTGACGGGGGCCCGGTTCACTGTCAGCCTCCTCATGCAGCCACGGTAGGCAGGGGGCCAGGGCTGCATGGCCGTGGGCTCTGGGGGCGCAGGGAAGATGGAAGAAGGGTGGTTGGAGGGCAGCTTGGGACCCACAGCCCTTTCCCAGACATATGTCCCCCACCCAGCTTCTGTCTTGTTCCACACCacaggagggtgggaggggggtgggTTACCCAGCCTCTAGTCCTGAGGGGCAGCTCCACCACGCTTGATCAAGGCTGCACTCACCAGGCAGGCCCCCGAGGTGCAGAGGGGCTGGGGCACCAGCCGCAGCCGCCAGCGAGGGGCCCACGGTGTGGTTGCTCTGTGCGTCCACCTCTAGCCGGAGCACGTTTCCGCCTTTCATCACTGTGGGAGAAGGTGGACTCCTGAGGCCAGGTAGTCCCCAGCCAGGCCTCTCTCCAGTCCTGAAAGAAGCTGCCCCACCCAGAGCCCCGCTTGACTCCCTCTCTGCAGAAGGGTTGGGGTGGGAGTGGCAGAGTGCCCTGGCCACAGGAGGGGCCTCACCTGCCAGCCGGTGCCACTGGCCGTCACACAGCACTGAGGGGCGGGTCACTGATGTGGAGAACTCCCCTGCTCCATCGTCCGCCCGCAGCAGGACCTGGCGGGGTAGGAGGGAGGGTCAGGGCATGCCCCCAAGGTCACCAGAATGGAGAGGCAAACCCAGCCCTGGTGTGCCACCCCTGCCAGGCTTACTTGCTTCTCAGTCACCTGCAGCTGCAAATAGGGGGGTGTCCGGGCCTGGCCCAAGTGGAAGATCAGGCCGGTGACTGCCAGGGGCCGCACCTCCAGTTCCAGGCCCACGTCAGGCAGTGCAGCTCCTGGGAGGTCTGCAGGGAGAGGCTGTGATAGAGAAGGAAGGGGGGCCCCTCCCCAGAACCTCCCGGAGCCCGCTGCCCTGCCCTGCTAGGGCCTGGGATGCCAGCACCCACAGACCTAAAGTGATAAGTCCCCCGCTGCCTGGGAAGAACAGGCCCGCCTCCAGGGGGCCCGAGATGCAGGGTGTGACCCCTGCCATCCGTGTGGGGGCCCCCAGGGGCCTTCCGtgcagcctcagtctcttcaCACAGCCGCTGAACCCGACGGTCACCTATAGGGAGCAGACGGGGCAGGGATCAGGGCCCAGGGCAGCTGACAGGGGTGAACAGTGGGTGGGGAGTGAGGGCCGGGGCAAGATGGTTCTCACCGGAAGTTTGGAGCTGTGGCTGCTGGCCGGGAGGCCCCCCACAAAGAGggtgtggggctgggggtgctCTGCCCCCTGGTGCTGCCAGCGTGGCCCCTCCTGGCTCCAGGCCCGGGCCCCGTCCGTCACCAGCAGGATCCGGTTCTTCTCCCAGCGCACGGAGACCTGGGAGCAGGAGGCGGGTCAGGGTAGGGCCGCCAGGCCCTGCCCACCTTCCTTCTTCTTGGCCCATACCTTGTGCCAGTGGCCAGGCCAGGAGCGCTGGCGGCTCTGGGCGCGGAGCCGAGTCCCAAGGCCTTCCATCTGTGCGATGAAGTGTCCATTGCTCAGGAAGAGTGCCAGGGAGGGGCTGCTGGGCCTCAGGCTCGCAGCGAAGAGCAGGAGGCCTCGGGGGCTTCGCGGGAGGACGCGCATGGAGAGGCTGGGCCTGCAAGCGGAGCTGGCGTCAGCCTGCGCGGCCCCTCTCAGCCCACCCCAGCTGTGTCTGGCCTTACCAGTTCCTATGTGGGGCCAGGATGCCCACAAACTCCAGGTGACTGGACGGGGAACCCCCAAACTGGTAGGTGTCTTGGGTGGTCCTGAGGTATGGGGGCAGCATGCAGGCGGGATCCACAGTGCCCAGCCGCTTGAGGTCCACAGCCTGGGTGGGCTGACGACTGCGGCGGGAAGCCTGGGGGCATGGATGGTGAATGCAGGGGCTGCCCGCACGGGGGCCACCCTTCCAGCCACACCAGCTCTGCCCGCTCACCCCTGGGGCGCCCACCTTCCGGGTGGCAGTCCGCAGTCCTCTAGGCCCCAGGTCCAGGGTCTGGGCTTGCAGAGTGGGTGCACAGCCCGTGCTCACGTTCACGCTGCCCAGGTTCTGCTGCAGGTCGAATACGCGCTGTGGGCCCAGGAGCCTGTGCGGGGCGGACAGGCGGTCAGCACTGCAGAAGGCCAGCTGGGGCCTTGCCCCCCAGTGCCCACCGGGCTCACCGCCGCACAAAGATGTTGCTTATGCAGCCACTGAAGTGAAAGGTGTCAGGCTCAGGCAGGCCTCCCAGGAGGAGACTCGGGGGCCCCTCAGGCTGCGGCTGGGGCTCTGGGCGTGGTCCCCGGTGGGGCTTCATCTGCTGGAGCTGGTCGTCGACATAGAGCCAGACCCTGGGGGGCGGGAGGCCGGAGGCTCAGAGGAGACAGAGGTCTGGGCAAGTGCAGGCGGGTGTCCCTCCAGACCTTCATATGAGGGCCCAGCGGCCAGGCTCACCCTGTGGCATTGCTGTAGAAGGCGACGTAATGGGGGGCGCCATCGGCGAAGGCCCCCTCAGCTATCACTTCAGTTCTCAGGAGCTGTAGGGTCACGTGGCCCTGCCGCAGGGACACCTGGCATGGCCCATCCTGGGGACAGCAGCCAGGTCAGCTGGCCAGTCTGGGGACCCAGACTCATTCCAGCCACCCCAGTCCCGACTGCCCCGACGGCCGCTGCAGGTTGGGGAGTGGGCACGGGTGTGAGGTCTCACCGGGGATGCCCGGTAGTAGAGCAGGGCACTGTCCTGGGCACTGTGGAAGCCAAAGCCGGAGTAGACGTCGCCAGTGAGGGGTGCCACGTTCGAGAGCGCCAGGTGAAGGAAGCCGTGGCCGTGGAAAGTCATGGCGCGCCCCACCTGCGGGGAGGCCGTCCCTGAGTGCCCGCAGGTACCCCTGCATGTCCACAGATGCCACCCCCAGCCCGGGAAGGGCTGCTCACCAGCAGGTCAGCGGTGCAGCCGGCGCTCACGCCTGTTGTGTTCAGCCGCTTGAGGTCCACATACTTGCCCAGGGCCTTGATCCCTTTGACGCAGCCACGGACTGAGCCTCCCATGGGGAAGAGCCGTCGCAGGCTGCGGGGATGCGGGGATGCGGGGACACGGGGACACGGGGACACAGGGATGTGGGTCAGGGCGTCGCCTCTAAGCCCAGCCTCCCGCCCCGACAGCCTGGCCTCGGAGCCCCAGCGGCAGAGTGCTCACCTCGGGGGCAGCTGGTCGGGCGGCGCGCCCCCCAGGTAGTAGGCGTCGGCCAGTTCCAGAACATTGTCCTGCTCCACGCTGAACACCGTGGCCCGCTCCACACGCACCAGCACACGCTTGCGGCTGCCCCCCAGCAGGAACACCTGGATCTGCAGGACCAGTGCGGGCTCCAGGGCCAGCTGTGTCCCTGTGGCCTGCCCCGCCCCCATCGTCCCACCTCCTCTCCCTGCCACCCCGGCCCCACCCTGGCCCTACCGCCTTGCTGGCCGAGGTCAGGGGCGGTGGGGTCTGCAGCGGGACAGCCTCTCTCAGGCCAGCGCCAAAGTCATACAGCAGCACGAGGCTGCCTTCTCGCACGGCCAAGCACAGGAACTGGCTCTGCAGAAACAGGGCAGGGTTAGTGTGGGGCAGGATCAGTGCAAGGGGGGACGGTGGGACAGGTGTGCCTGGCATACCTGCTGCTTCAGGAAGAAGAGGACCCCACTGTAGGATACGAGGCGCAGCTCCTGTTCAAAGCGCTTGGTGGTGCTGATCTGACCATCGAAGCTGATGCGGGCAAAACCGGTGCCATCCAGGTAGGAGCCGTCTGTGAGCCACGGGTCCCCGGTCGACTTGGAGCTGCAGGTCAGAAGTTCTGGGGTCAGcggagggtggggtgggtggagacGGGGAGGGCAGGCCACACGCACCGGGCACAAGGCCTGTCCACAGCCGTGTCCAGCTGGAAGGTCCTCTCGAAGTTGTAGAGGCTGACCACCTCCTCATTCAGCGTGTCCATCTCGATGCAGCCCCGGTAGCCAGGGAAGCGAAGCAGGGGAGGGGGCTGTGGGCACAAGGCTGGGTCAGGGCACCTGGCCTGAGGCATCTCCCCTCCAGGATGGACCAAGGGGACTTCAGACTACAGCAGGACGGACTGAGGCGAGATACCA comes from Macaca fascicularis isolate 582-1 chromosome 10, T2T-MFA8v1.1 and encodes:
- the ADRM1 gene encoding proteasomal ubiquitin receptor ADRM1 isoform X1, whose translation is MGRGQPGREGGRRGGRGLRGPGRVGALGFGRRPGSACCPERGARRELGRICPAERVAGAARRGWFPAETASRLGPAPLGSAGLPRPSADCERMTTSGALFPSLVPGSRGASNKYLVEFRAGKMSLKGTTVTPDKRKGLVYIQQTDDSLIHFCWKDRTSGNVEDDLIIFPDDCEFKRVPQCPSGRVYVLKFKAGSKRLFFWMQEPKTDQDEEHCRKVNEYLNNPPMPGALGASGSSGHELSALGGEGGLQSLLGNMSHSQLMQLIGPAGLGGLGGLGALTGPGLASLLGSSGPPGSSSSSSGALCLRSSRSQSAAVTPSSTTSSTRATPAPSAPAAASATSPSPAPSSGNGASTAASPTQPIQLSDLQSILATMNVPAGPAGGQQVDLASVLTPEIMAPILANADVQERLLPYLPSGESLPQTAEEIQNTLTSPQFQQALGMFSAALASGQLGPLMCQFGLPAEAVEAANKGDVEAFAKAMQNNAKPEQKEGDTKDKKDEEEDMSLD
- the ADRM1 gene encoding proteasomal ubiquitin receptor ADRM1 isoform X3, coding for MGRGQPGREGGRRGGRGLRGPGRVGALGFGRRPGSACCPERGARRELGRICPAERVAGAARRGWFPAETASRLGPAPLGSAGLPRPSADCERMTTSGALFPSLVPGSRGASNKYLVEFRAGKMSLKGTTVTPDKRKGLVYIQQTDDSLIHFCWKDRTSGNVEDDLIIFPDDCEFKRVPQCPSGRVYVLKFKAGSKRLFFWMQEPKTDQDEEHCRKVNEYLNNPPMPGALGASGSSGHELSALGGEGGLQSLLGNMSHSQLMQLIGPAGLGGLGGLGALTGPGLASLLGSSGPPGSSSSSSGALCLRSSRSQSAAVTPSSTTSSTRATPAPSAPAAASATSPSPAPSSGNGASTAASPTQPIQLSDLQSILATMNVPAGPAGGQQVDLASVLTPEIMAPILANADVQERLLPYLPSGESLPQTAEEIQNTLTSPQFQQMWKRLPKPCRTTPSPSRKRATQRTRRTKRRT
- the ADRM1 gene encoding proteasomal ubiquitin receptor ADRM1 isoform X2, which translates into the protein MGRGQPGREGGRRGGRGLRGPGRVGALGFGRRPGSACCPERGARRELGRICPAERVAGAARRGWFPAETASRLGPAPLGSAGLPRPSADCERMTTSGALFPSLVPGSRGASNKYLVEFRAGKMSLKGTTVTPDKRKGLVYIQQTDDSLIHFCWKDRTSGNVEDDLIIFPDDCEFKRVPQCPSGRVYVLKFKAGSKRLFFWMQEPKTDQDEEHCRKVNEYLNNPPMPGALGASGSSGHELSALGGEGGLQSLLGNMSHSQLMQLIGPAGLGGLGGLGALTGPGLASLLGSSGPPGSSSSSSSRSQSAAVTPSSTTSSTRATPAPSAPAAASATSPSPAPSSGNGASTAASPTQPIQLSDLQSILATMNVPAGPAGGQQVDLASVLTPEIMAPILANADVQERLLPYLPSGESLPQTAEEIQNTLTSPQFQQALGMFSAALASGQLGPLMCQFGLPAEAVEAANKGDVEAFAKAMQNNAKPEQKEGDTKDKKDEEEDMSLD
- the ADRM1 gene encoding proteasomal ubiquitin receptor ADRM1 isoform X5, with product MGRGQPGREGGRRGGRGLRGPGRVGALGFGRRPGSACCPERGARRELGRICPAERVAGAARRGWFPAETASRLGPAPLGSAGLPRPSADCERMTTSGALFPSLVPGSRGASNKYLVEFRAGKMSLKGTTVTPDKRKGLVYIQQTDDSLIHFCWKDRTSGNVEDDLIIFPDDCEFKRVPQCPSGRVYVLKFKAGSKRLFFWMQEPKTDQDEEHCRKVNEYLNNPPMPGALGASGSSGHELSALGGEGGLQSLLGNMSHSQLMQLIGPAGLGGLGGLGALTGPGLASLLGSSGPPGSSSSSSSRSQSAAVTPSSTTSSTRATPAPSAPAAASATSPSPAPSSGNGASTAASPTQPIQLSDLQSILATMNVPAGPAGGQQVDLASVLTPEIMAPILANADVQERLLPYLPSGESLPQTAEEIQNTLTSPQFQQMWKRLPKPCRTTPSPSRKRATQRTRRTKRRT
- the ADRM1 gene encoding proteasomal ubiquitin receptor ADRM1 isoform X4, with the protein product MGRGQPGREGGRRGGRGLRGPGRVGALGFGRRPGSACCPERGARRELGRICPAERVAGAARRGWFPAETASRLGPAPLGSAGLPRPSADCERMTTSGALFPSLVPGSRGASNKYLVEFRAGKMSLKGTTVTPDKRKGLVYIQQTDDSLIHFCWKDRTSGNVEDEPKTDQDEEHCRKVNEYLNNPPMPGALGASGSSGHELSALGGEGGLQSLLGNMSHSQLMQLIGPAGLGGLGGLGALTGPGLASLLGSSGPPGSSSSSSGALCLRSSRSQSAAVTPSSTTSSTRATPAPSAPAAASATSPSPAPSSGNGASTAASPTQPIQLSDLQSILATMNVPAGPAGGQQVDLASVLTPEIMAPILANADVQERLLPYLPSGESLPQTAEEIQNTLTSPQFQQALGMFSAALASGQLGPLMCQFGLPAEAVEAANKGDVEAFAKAMQNNAKPEQKEGDTKDKKDEEEDMSLD
- the ADRM1 gene encoding proteasomal ubiquitin receptor ADRM1 isoform X6; the protein is MGRGQPGREGGRRGGRGLRGPGRVGALGFGRRPGSACCPERGARRELGRICPAERVAGAARRGWFPAETASRLGPAPLGSAGLPRPSADCERMTTSGALFPSLVPGSRGASNKYLVEFRAGKMSLKGTTVTPDKRKGLVYIQQTDDSLIHFCWKDRTSGNVEDEPKTDQDEEHCRKVNEYLNNPPMPGALGASGSSGHELSALGGEGGLQSLLGNMSHSQLMQLIGPAGLGGLGGLGALTGPGLASLLGSSGPPGSSSSSSSRSQSAAVTPSSTTSSTRATPAPSAPAAASATSPSPAPSSGNGASTAASPTQPIQLSDLQSILATMNVPAGPAGGQQVDLASVLTPEIMAPILANADVQERLLPYLPSGESLPQTAEEIQNTLTSPQFQQALGMFSAALASGQLGPLMCQFGLPAEAVEAANKGDVEAFAKAMQNNAKPEQKEGDTKDKKDEEEDMSLD
- the ADRM1 gene encoding proteasomal ubiquitin receptor ADRM1 isoform X7, whose product is MTTSGALFPSLVPGSRGASNKYLVEFRAGKMSLKGTTVTPDKRKGLVYIQQTDDSLIHFCWKDRTSGNVEDDLIIFPDDCEFKRVPQCPSGRVYVLKFKAGSKRLFFWMQEPKTDQDEEHCRKVNEYLNNPPMPGALGASGSSGHELSALGGEGGLQSLLGNMSHSQLMQLIGPAGLGGLGGLGALTGPGLASLLGSSGPPGSSSSSSGALCLRSSRSQSAAVTPSSTTSSTRATPAPSAPAAASATSPSPAPSSGNGASTAASPTQPIQLSDLQSILATMNVPAGPAGGQQVDLASVLTPEIMAPILANADVQERLLPYLPSGESLPQTAEEIQNTLTSPQFQQALGMFSAALASGQLGPLMCQFGLPAEAVEAANKGDVEAFAKAMQNNAKPEQKEGDTKDKKDEEEDMSLD
- the ADRM1 gene encoding proteasomal ubiquitin receptor ADRM1 isoform X8 translates to MTTSGALFPSLVPGSRGASNKYLVEFRAGKMSLKGTTVTPDKRKGLVYIQQTDDSLIHFCWKDRTSGNVEDDLIIFPDDCEFKRVPQCPSGRVYVLKFKAGSKRLFFWMQEPKTDQDEEHCRKVNEYLNNPPMPGALGASGSSGHELSALGGEGGLQSLLGNMSHSQLMQLIGPAGLGGLGGLGALTGPGLASLLGSSGPPGSSSSSSSRSQSAAVTPSSTTSSTRATPAPSAPAAASATSPSPAPSSGNGASTAASPTQPIQLSDLQSILATMNVPAGPAGGQQVDLASVLTPEIMAPILANADVQERLLPYLPSGESLPQTAEEIQNTLTSPQFQQALGMFSAALASGQLGPLMCQFGLPAEAVEAANKGDVEAFAKAMQNNAKPEQKEGDTKDKKDEEEDMSLD
- the ADRM1 gene encoding proteasomal ubiquitin receptor ADRM1 isoform X9; the protein is MTTSGALFPSLVPGSRGASNKYLVEFRAGKMSLKGTTVTPDKRKGLVYIQQTDDSLIHFCWKDRTSGNVEDDLIIFPDDCEFKRVPQCPSGRVYVLKFKAGSKRLFFWMQEPKTDQDEEHCRKVNEYLNNPPMPGALGASGSSGHELSALGGEGGLQSLLGNMSHSQLMQLIGPAGLGGLGGLGALTGPGLASLLGSSGPPGSSSSSSGALCLRSSRSQSAAVTPSSTTSSTRATPAPSAPAAASATSPSPAPSSGNGASTAASPTQPIQLSDLQSILATMNVPAGPAGGQQVDLASVLTPEIMAPILANADVQERLLPYLPSGESLPQTAEEIQNTLTSPQFQQMWKRLPKPCRTTPSPSRKRATQRTRRTKRRT